The proteins below are encoded in one region of Sulfitobacter sp. SK012:
- a CDS encoding nitrite/sulfite reductase — MYSYTEFDDTFIAARNAQFRAQVERRVDGSLTEDEFKPLRLMNGLYLQLHAYMLRVAIPYGTLNGGQMRQLAFIADKWDKGYGHFTTRQNIQYNWPELRDVPDMLDALAEVDMHAIQTSGNTIRNVTADHFAGAAADEVADPRPIAELIRQWSTDHPEFQFLPRKFKVAVSGAAHDRAVIKAHDIGLRIVERDGVQGFEVIVGGGLGRTPMIGKVLYDFVDAEDLLPTLEAIVSVYNLLGRRDNKYKARIKITVHENGIEDIRARVDARYALIRPQFTGVDQQMLSRIEADFAKPTFKTQSLAAYESAYTNDPVFRSWADTNLAVHRAQGYAIVSISLKAHGKTPGDASTEQMRVMADLAEEFGHNELRISHEQNVILPHVHRGDLPALHARLKEFGLATANIGLISDIIACPGMDYCALATARSIPIAQEIATRFDELKLEHDVGPLKIKISGCINACGHHHVGHIGILGLDRAGVENYQITLGGDATEAAAIGERAGPGFSADAIIPAIERLVLAYLDLRTEQSETFLQTYRRLGLAPFKAALYPEAQADAA; from the coding sequence ATGTACAGCTACACCGAATTTGACGACACATTCATCGCCGCGCGCAACGCGCAATTCCGCGCTCAGGTTGAGCGGCGCGTGGACGGATCGCTGACCGAGGATGAGTTTAAACCCTTGCGGCTGATGAACGGTCTATATCTGCAACTGCACGCCTATATGCTGCGGGTTGCGATTCCCTATGGGACGTTGAATGGCGGCCAAATGCGGCAGCTCGCGTTCATCGCGGACAAATGGGACAAGGGCTACGGCCACTTCACCACGCGCCAGAACATTCAGTACAATTGGCCTGAGTTGCGCGATGTGCCGGACATGCTTGATGCATTGGCCGAGGTTGATATGCATGCCATTCAGACATCAGGCAACACGATCCGCAACGTGACCGCGGACCATTTTGCAGGGGCCGCCGCGGATGAGGTTGCCGATCCACGCCCGATTGCGGAGCTAATCCGTCAATGGTCCACCGACCATCCAGAATTCCAGTTCCTGCCGCGCAAATTCAAAGTTGCCGTCTCTGGGGCCGCCCATGACCGCGCGGTGATCAAAGCGCATGATATTGGACTGCGCATTGTAGAGCGCGACGGTGTGCAAGGTTTTGAAGTCATCGTTGGTGGGGGCCTTGGCCGCACGCCAATGATTGGCAAGGTCCTCTATGATTTTGTAGACGCCGAAGACCTGCTGCCCACGTTGGAAGCCATCGTTTCGGTCTATAACCTGCTGGGACGGCGCGACAATAAATACAAGGCACGCATCAAGATCACCGTGCATGAAAATGGCATCGAGGACATTCGGGCCCGCGTTGACGCGCGCTATGCGCTTATTCGTCCGCAGTTCACCGGCGTCGATCAACAAATGCTAAGCCGGATCGAAGCGGATTTCGCGAAGCCGACATTTAAGACGCAATCGCTCGCAGCCTATGAGAGTGCTTATACCAATGATCCGGTATTCCGTTCTTGGGCGGATACGAACCTCGCGGTGCACCGCGCACAGGGGTACGCGATTGTGTCCATCTCTCTGAAAGCACACGGGAAAACGCCGGGCGATGCGTCAACTGAACAAATGCGTGTGATGGCGGACCTGGCCGAGGAGTTCGGCCATAATGAGCTGCGCATCAGCCATGAGCAAAACGTGATCCTGCCGCATGTCCACCGGGGCGACTTGCCTGCACTGCATGCGCGGCTCAAGGAGTTCGGGTTGGCGACGGCAAACATTGGCCTGATCTCGGACATCATTGCGTGCCCCGGTATGGATTATTGCGCGCTGGCAACGGCTCGCTCGATCCCCATTGCCCAAGAGATCGCTACCCGTTTTGACGAATTGAAACTGGAGCATGACGTAGGGCCGCTGAAGATCAAAATCTCGGGCTGTATCAACGCATGTGGGCACCACCATGTGGGTCATATCGGCATCCTTGGACTGGATCGTGCGGGGGTTGAGAACTACCAGATCACGCTTGGTGGCGATGCAACCGAAGCTGCAGCAATTGGCGAACGTGCAGGTCCCGGATTTTCGGCCGATGCGATTATTCCAGCGATCGAGCGGTTGGTCTTGGCCTATCTTGACCTGCGCACTGAGCAATCTGAGACGTTTCTGCAAACCTACCGTCGCCTGGGCCTTGCCCCGTTTAAGGCGGCCCTGTACCCAGAAGCACAAGCTGATGCGGCCTGA
- a CDS encoding phosphoadenylyl-sulfate reductase, with protein sequence MRPETAPFPRGSDALAELSAQAHGLNARLRHHAAADVLQAAVETIPKLALVSSFGAESVALLHVAAMVKRDLPVIFIDTEMLFAETLVYQQELTERLGLRNLQIIRAKDSAERDPNGTLHQRDTDACCALRKTVPLNAALQVYGGWITGRKRFQSGTRAQLPFFEVETPRDAAPRIKVNPLAHWAASDVAQYIAENRLPRHPLVARGYPSLGCAPCTSPVKPGEDPRAGRWRQSEKNECGIHFVDGKMARTGA encoded by the coding sequence ATGCGGCCTGAAACAGCACCCTTCCCCCGTGGATCTGACGCTCTAGCGGAGCTGAGCGCGCAGGCCCACGGGCTGAACGCACGGCTACGTCACCACGCAGCGGCGGATGTGCTCCAAGCGGCAGTTGAGACGATCCCAAAGCTGGCCTTGGTGTCGAGCTTTGGGGCGGAATCAGTAGCTTTGCTGCATGTCGCGGCGATGGTGAAACGCGATTTGCCGGTAATTTTTATCGATACCGAGATGCTGTTTGCGGAAACGTTGGTCTACCAACAAGAGCTGACGGAACGGTTGGGCTTGCGCAACCTGCAGATCATTCGCGCAAAAGACAGTGCGGAACGCGACCCAAACGGGACCCTGCACCAGCGCGATACAGATGCCTGCTGCGCTTTGCGCAAAACGGTGCCGCTAAATGCTGCGTTGCAGGTGTACGGTGGCTGGATCACCGGACGCAAACGGTTTCAATCGGGCACGCGCGCGCAATTGCCGTTTTTCGAAGTGGAAACACCCCGCGACGCCGCCCCACGCATCAAGGTCAACCCGCTTGCCCATTGGGCCGCGTCAGATGTTGCGCAGTACATCGCAGAAAACCGCCTGCCGCGTCACCCGTTGGTGGCACGTGGGTATCCGTCTTTAGGCTGCGCACCTTGCACATCACCGGTGAAACCGGGTGAAGATCCCCGCGCAGGTCGTTGGCGTCAAAGCGAAAAAAATGAATGTGGCATCCATTTTGTCGATGGCAAAATGGCCCGAACAGGAGCATGA
- a CDS encoding DUF934 domain-containing protein, whose amino-acid sequence MSVIVNDKGFASDDWTQGYCGQGAANDCAALDLASDANPEEVVLTASLKMIRVDFPSSADGRGFTIARALRLRGFEGRLRARGHVIADQYAMARRSGFDEVEINQELATRQPEDQWLFRADWQDNNYQSRLRGSDTAMA is encoded by the coding sequence ATGAGCGTTATTGTAAATGACAAAGGTTTTGCCAGCGACGACTGGACCCAAGGCTATTGCGGTCAGGGGGCGGCGAATGATTGCGCCGCACTGGATCTGGCATCAGATGCAAACCCCGAAGAGGTTGTGCTGACCGCCTCACTCAAGATGATCCGGGTCGACTTCCCATCCTCTGCTGATGGCCGCGGATTTACCATCGCACGTGCGCTGCGACTGCGTGGATTTGAGGGTCGTTTGCGGGCACGCGGCCATGTGATTGCCGATCAATATGCTATGGCGCGGAGATCCGGTTTCGACGAGGTTGAGATCAACCAAGAACTTGCCACACGTCAACCTGAAGATCAGTGGCTCTTTCGCGCCGATTGGCAGGACAATAATTATCAGTCGCGCCTGCGCGGGTCTGACACAGCCATGGCCTGA
- a CDS encoding ferredoxin--NADP reductase, producing the protein MTEATPVNITTSKPVPTLPDAQTVTSVTHWTDRLFSFRVTRPASLRFRSGEFVMIGLMGDPHPETGKQKPLLRAYSIASPAWDDELEFYSIKVQDGPLTSRLQHIQPGDEMILRPKPVGTLVHDALLPGKRLWMFATGTGFAPFASLLREPETYENFDEIIITHTCRDVAELAYSEKLIADLQSDEMMLELLGAENLAKIRYYPTTTREQSPKMGRITTLLQDGTVFRDLGIDGISAETDRAMVCGSIGLNKDIKEILEGFGLEEGANSDPQHYVVEKAFVG; encoded by the coding sequence ATGACCGAAGCGACTCCAGTGAACATAACCACTTCCAAACCCGTCCCGACCCTGCCTGATGCGCAGACCGTTACCTCTGTCACGCATTGGACGGATCGATTGTTTTCGTTTCGCGTGACGCGGCCTGCATCTTTGCGGTTTCGCTCCGGCGAATTTGTGATGATCGGCCTCATGGGCGATCCGCATCCTGAGACGGGCAAGCAAAAGCCGCTGTTGCGCGCCTATTCGATTGCGTCACCTGCGTGGGATGACGAGTTGGAGTTTTATTCGATCAAGGTCCAAGACGGCCCGCTGACCTCCAGGCTTCAGCACATTCAGCCCGGCGATGAGATGATTTTGCGCCCCAAACCTGTTGGAACGCTGGTGCATGACGCTTTGCTGCCCGGCAAACGGCTGTGGATGTTCGCAACCGGCACAGGATTTGCGCCGTTCGCATCGTTGCTGCGCGAGCCGGAGACCTATGAGAACTTCGATGAGATCATCATCACGCACACCTGTCGCGATGTGGCAGAACTTGCTTACAGCGAAAAGCTGATCGCGGATCTGCAGTCCGACGAAATGATGCTGGAATTGCTGGGCGCAGAGAACCTTGCCAAAATACGCTATTACCCCACGACCACGCGCGAGCAGAGCCCCAAGATGGGCCGCATCACGACGTTGCTGCAAGATGGCACGGTATTCCGCGATCTGGGGATTGATGGGATATCGGCTGAGACGGATCGCGCGATGGTCTGCGGCTCCATAGGGCTGAACAAAGACATCAAGGAGATCCTTGAGGGATTCGGCCTTGAGGAAGGTGCTAATTCCGATCCTCAGCACTACGTGGTCGAGAAAGCATTCGTGGGCTAA
- a CDS encoding translation initiation factor 3 has translation MKNVIWIVIAAIIAVGGYMLYSGRSVTEIATDVSDTATSATQSAVDATSDAADAVTDAVDGAADAVADTTAVVVDEVTEAATDAADAVTDAAEGAVEATGDAVDAATETAGEAVDAVTDAAEEATAAATDAVGDAVDATAEAADTAVDAATETATDAAEATADAVTDTADAATDAVESTTDAATDTAAAADVAEEGTAGMAELLTVDGFDMDKVSTMIEDSDLDALQKTTLTTGLDAAKDNPELLSGMLDKIREAMGL, from the coding sequence ATGAAGAATGTAATCTGGATCGTTATTGCAGCCATTATCGCAGTAGGCGGCTATATGCTGTATTCTGGTCGGTCAGTGACTGAAATCGCGACGGACGTGAGCGACACAGCAACGAGCGCCACACAAAGCGCAGTGGATGCAACATCAGATGCAGCAGATGCTGTAACGGATGCGGTTGATGGTGCAGCTGACGCGGTTGCCGACACAACTGCCGTTGTCGTCGACGAAGTCACCGAAGCAGCAACAGACGCCGCTGATGCAGTGACAGACGCTGCTGAAGGTGCCGTTGAAGCCACAGGCGATGCGGTTGACGCAGCGACAGAAACTGCTGGCGAAGCCGTTGATGCCGTCACCGACGCAGCCGAAGAAGCAACTGCTGCCGCAACGGATGCCGTAGGCGACGCCGTTGATGCAACTGCAGAAGCAGCCGACACGGCTGTCGACGCTGCTACAGAAACTGCAACGGATGCCGCAGAGGCAACTGCAGACGCAGTTACAGACACCGCTGATGCAGCTACAGACGCCGTAGAATCGACCACCGATGCTGCGACTGACACTGCTGCGGCTGCTGATGTTGCCGAAGAAGGCACCGCCGGCATGGCAGAGCTGCTGACTGTTGATGGGTTTGACATGGATAAAGTCAGCACGATGATCGAAGATTCCGATCTTGATGCTTTGCAGAAAACCACGCTGACCACAGGTCTCGACGCGGCCAAAGACAATCCTGAGCTGCTGTCTGGTATGCTGGATAAAATCCGCGAAGCGATGGGTCTCTGA
- the infC gene encoding translation initiation factor IF-3, which yields MNNQRKTIIARRPHNAPPQRDTGPRVNDNIRSTEIRLIGADGENAGVVTPARAMEMAEEAGLDLVEISPNASPPVCKIMDFGKFKYETQKREAEARKKQKIIEIKEVKFRPNTDTNDYEVKMRNVFKFLENGDKVKITLRFRGREMAHQNLGRELLERVAVDTKEAGKVENFPKMEGRQMVMLIGPLPK from the coding sequence ATGAACAATCAAAGGAAGACCATCATCGCTCGCAGACCACATAACGCGCCGCCCCAACGAGACACCGGCCCGCGCGTCAACGACAATATCCGCTCCACCGAAATCCGCCTTATTGGCGCTGATGGTGAGAACGCTGGCGTTGTTACCCCTGCCCGCGCCATGGAAATGGCCGAAGAGGCGGGATTGGACCTCGTAGAAATTTCGCCGAACGCAAGTCCGCCTGTGTGTAAGATCATGGATTTTGGCAAATTCAAATATGAGACGCAAAAACGCGAGGCTGAGGCCCGCAAGAAGCAGAAAATCATCGAAATCAAAGAGGTGAAGTTTCGGCCCAACACCGACACCAATGATTACGAAGTTAAAATGCGCAATGTTTTCAAGTTTCTGGAAAACGGCGACAAGGTAAAGATCACTTTGCGTTTCCGGGGCCGCGAGATGGCACACCAGAATTTGGGTCGTGAATTGCTGGAGCGCGTTGCCGTGGACACCAAAGAAGCTGGCAAAGTCGAGAACTTTCCGAAGATGGAAGGCCGCCAGATGGTCATGCTGATCGGTCCATTGCCGAAATAA
- a CDS encoding FAD binding domain-containing protein has product MYNFDVEKPATIADAVQAMTRDEAQPMSGGQTLIPTLKARLAAPSVLVSLTGIDEMKGVSVDAEGCLCIGGATSHAVVMREAAAHYPALAGLAGRIGDPAVRNRGTIGGSIANNDPSACYPAGALGSGATILTNSREIAADDFFQGMFETALEEGEIVTEVKFPIPQAAHYEKHLQPASRFPLVAAFVARYADGVRVAITGASESGVFRWTEAEAALNGSFAADSIAGLSVPADGMIGDLHGTGEYRAHLVGVMTRRAVAAA; this is encoded by the coding sequence ATGTACAACTTTGACGTAGAAAAACCCGCGACGATCGCGGATGCGGTCCAGGCGATGACTCGCGACGAGGCCCAGCCCATGTCGGGGGGGCAAACGCTGATCCCGACGCTCAAGGCGCGGCTGGCTGCCCCATCGGTGCTGGTATCGCTAACGGGCATTGATGAAATGAAGGGCGTAAGCGTCGACGCAGAGGGGTGTCTTTGCATTGGCGGTGCCACATCCCACGCGGTGGTGATGCGCGAAGCGGCAGCGCATTACCCGGCGCTGGCTGGCCTTGCCGGCCGGATCGGCGATCCCGCGGTGCGTAATCGCGGCACCATCGGCGGCTCAATCGCAAATAACGACCCATCTGCATGTTATCCCGCGGGCGCGCTTGGCTCTGGGGCCACGATCCTAACAAACAGCCGCGAGATTGCGGCGGATGATTTCTTTCAGGGTATGTTCGAGACGGCCCTTGAGGAAGGTGAGATTGTGACGGAAGTGAAATTTCCAATCCCGCAAGCCGCGCATTATGAAAAGCACCTGCAGCCTGCATCGCGCTTTCCTTTGGTTGCGGCCTTTGTTGCGCGTTATGCGGACGGCGTGCGCGTTGCGATCACGGGTGCATCTGAAAGCGGTGTGTTCCGCTGGACAGAGGCCGAAGCGGCGCTGAACGGCTCATTTGCAGCAGATAGCATCGCGGGCCTAAGCGTACCTGCGGATGGTATGATCGGCGATTTGCATGGCACGGGTGAATACCGGGCACATCTGGTCGGGGTCATGACGCGCCGCGCTGTAGCCGCCGCGTAA
- a CDS encoding xanthine dehydrogenase family protein molybdopterin-binding subunit codes for MPKDSGIGASSKRREDIRFLTGEGNYTDDINIRGQAHVFFLRSDIAHGTLNSVDTAAAAAMDGVVQIFTGADFEAIGGIPCGWQITDKHGEVMQEPKHPVLAHGKVRHVGEPIAAVVAETLEQARDAAEAIEVSISELPAVVNMKDAVKDGATKVHDDLTSNMCYDWGFVEENKEAVWKAFDDAAHVTTLELVNNRLVANPMEPRVAVGDFARGTGDYTLYTTSQNPHVIRLLMGAFVLGIPEHKLRVVAPDVGGGFGTKIFHYQEEAFCTFAAKACNRPVKWTSSRSEAFMSDAHGRDHVTKIELALDKDNNFMAIRTDTHANMGAYLSTFAPSVPTWLHGTLMAGNYKTPLIYVNVKAVFTNTVPVDAYRGAGRPEATYQLERLVDMAAHELGVDPIALRRQNFITEFPYATPVAVEYDTGDYVATMDKLEEMADIAGFDARRTASEAKGKLRGFGMNCYIEACGIAPSNLVGQLGARAGLYESATVRVNATGGLVVMTGSHSHGQGHETSFAQVVADMIGIPEDMVEVVHGDTANTPMGMGTYGSRSIAVGGSAMVRATEKIIAKAKKIASHLLEASEGDIELKDGAFSVAGTDKSVAWGDVTLAAYVPHNYPLEEIEPGLEETAFYDPSNFTYPSGAYACEVELDPETGQVTIERFSAADDFGNIINPMIVTGQVHGGLAQGIGQALMENCAYDEDGQLLSASYMDYAMPRASDLPMYDVDHSCQTPCTHNPLGVKGCGEAGAIGSPPAVVNAVLNAMRSGGHDVAHIDMPVSPARVWAAMQG; via the coding sequence ATGCCTAAGGACAGCGGTATCGGCGCCAGCAGCAAACGGCGCGAAGACATCCGGTTTTTGACCGGCGAGGGAAACTACACCGACGACATCAACATCCGGGGGCAGGCGCATGTGTTTTTCCTGCGCTCAGACATAGCGCATGGAACGCTCAATAGCGTGGACACGGCGGCAGCGGCTGCGATGGACGGGGTCGTTCAGATCTTTACCGGCGCGGACTTTGAAGCCATCGGCGGCATACCGTGTGGCTGGCAAATTACTGATAAACATGGCGAAGTCATGCAAGAGCCCAAGCACCCGGTGCTGGCCCACGGCAAAGTCCGCCATGTTGGCGAACCGATTGCAGCCGTCGTGGCCGAAACGCTGGAACAGGCCCGCGATGCGGCCGAGGCGATTGAGGTCTCGATCAGCGAACTGCCTGCCGTCGTGAACATGAAGGATGCCGTCAAGGATGGCGCGACCAAGGTCCACGACGATTTGACCAGCAACATGTGCTACGACTGGGGTTTTGTTGAGGAAAACAAAGAAGCGGTGTGGAAAGCCTTTGACGACGCGGCCCATGTCACCACCCTTGAGCTGGTCAATAACCGCCTTGTGGCCAACCCGATGGAACCACGCGTGGCTGTCGGTGATTTTGCCCGCGGCACTGGCGATTACACCCTATACACAACCAGCCAGAACCCCCATGTGATCCGTCTGTTGATGGGCGCATTTGTGCTGGGTATTCCAGAGCATAAGCTGCGTGTTGTGGCCCCTGATGTGGGCGGCGGGTTTGGTACCAAAATCTTCCATTACCAAGAAGAAGCGTTCTGCACATTCGCTGCCAAAGCCTGCAACCGGCCGGTCAAATGGACATCAAGCCGCTCTGAGGCCTTCATGTCTGACGCCCATGGTCGCGATCACGTCACCAAGATCGAACTGGCCTTGGACAAAGACAATAACTTCATGGCGATCCGCACGGATACCCATGCGAATATGGGGGCATACCTCAGCACGTTTGCGCCTTCAGTGCCGACATGGCTGCATGGCACATTGATGGCGGGTAACTACAAGACACCGCTGATTTATGTGAACGTCAAAGCCGTCTTTACCAATACGGTGCCGGTTGATGCCTACCGCGGTGCCGGGCGCCCCGAGGCCACGTATCAGTTGGAGCGGTTGGTCGATATGGCCGCGCATGAGCTCGGTGTCGATCCAATTGCGTTGCGGCGGCAGAACTTCATCACCGAATTCCCCTATGCCACGCCTGTGGCTGTGGAATATGACACCGGTGACTATGTGGCGACGATGGACAAGCTTGAAGAGATGGCTGACATCGCGGGCTTTGACGCACGTCGCACAGCATCTGAGGCCAAAGGCAAGCTGCGCGGGTTCGGTATGAACTGCTATATCGAGGCTTGCGGGATTGCACCGTCCAACCTTGTGGGACAGTTGGGTGCGCGTGCGGGGCTCTATGAAAGCGCCACTGTGCGGGTCAATGCAACTGGCGGCTTGGTTGTCATGACCGGCAGCCACAGCCACGGCCAAGGCCACGAGACATCGTTTGCGCAAGTTGTTGCAGACATGATCGGCATTCCTGAAGATATGGTCGAAGTTGTGCACGGCGATACAGCCAATACCCCAATGGGCATGGGCACTTACGGCTCACGCTCCATCGCGGTTGGTGGATCAGCCATGGTGCGCGCAACAGAAAAGATCATCGCCAAGGCCAAGAAAATCGCAAGCCATCTGCTGGAAGCCTCAGAAGGGGATATCGAGCTGAAGGATGGTGCGTTTAGCGTGGCTGGCACGGATAAATCCGTCGCGTGGGGTGATGTGACTTTGGCAGCTTATGTGCCACACAACTATCCTCTGGAAGAAATCGAACCGGGCTTGGAAGAGACGGCATTTTACGATCCGTCAAACTTTACCTATCCGTCTGGTGCTTATGCCTGCGAAGTGGAGCTGGATCCTGAAACAGGGCAGGTCACCATCGAGCGGTTCTCGGCAGCCGATGATTTCGGTAACATCATCAACCCGATGATCGTGACCGGACAGGTCCATGGCGGGCTTGCACAAGGCATTGGTCAGGCGCTGATGGAAAATTGCGCCTATGATGAAGACGGCCAACTGCTGAGCGCGTCCTATATGGATTACGCAATGCCGCGGGCCTCGGATCTGCCAATGTATGACGTTGATCATTCGTGCCAGACACCTTGTACGCATAACCCACTGGGCGTCAAAGGTTGCGGCGAGGCGGGTGCGATTGGATCGCCACCTGCTGTGGTCAATGCGGTTCTGAATGCGATGCGTTCAGGCGGTCATGACGTGGCGCATATCGACATGCCGGTGTCGCCCGCACGTGTTTGGGCGGCAATGCAAGGCTAA
- a CDS encoding (2Fe-2S)-binding protein — translation MTQVKMTVNGKAASGTVEGRTLLAQFLREDLGLTGTHIGCDTSQCGACLVHVNGEAVKACTMLAIEADGAEIATIEGQASPDGTLNVIQQAFQDHHGLQCGFCTPGMVMSAAALLKENPKPSEAEVRHYLDGNICRCTGYHNIVKAIMAASGQDVETIAAE, via the coding sequence ATGACACAGGTCAAAATGACCGTGAACGGCAAGGCCGCATCTGGCACTGTCGAGGGGCGCACGCTTTTGGCGCAGTTCCTGCGCGAAGATCTCGGACTGACTGGCACGCATATCGGCTGCGACACCAGCCAATGCGGCGCATGCCTTGTGCACGTGAACGGCGAAGCGGTTAAAGCTTGCACCATGCTGGCGATCGAAGCCGACGGCGCAGAAATCGCTACGATCGAAGGGCAAGCTAGCCCAGATGGCACGTTGAATGTGATCCAGCAGGCGTTTCAGGACCATCACGGCCTGCAGTGCGGTTTTTGCACACCCGGTATGGTGATGTCTGCCGCAGCCTTGTTGAAAGAAAACCCCAAGCCAAGCGAAGCAGAAGTTCGTCACTATCTGGACGGCAACATCTGTCGTTGCACGGGGTATCACAACATCGTTAAGGCGATCATGGCCGCATCCGGTCAGGACGTCGAAACAATCGCAGCAGAATAA
- a CDS encoding molybdopterin-binding protein yields MRFGPILVKDACGSVLAHSVALSKGRLRKGHVLGIADLASLKDAGHAEVIVARLDSGDVDENAAADVLADALMADANGLRRTNAFTGRVNLIADGPGVAVLNVAALEAANAVDPMITIATVPPMLQMAEGGMVATIKIIAYAVGQAALEQAADAARGAIRVAQPVLKDATLIITEIPGGAGDKGRVAIENRLTALGVALNSVQMVPHRTDALSAAIAASNSPLVLILTGSATSDIKDVGPLALAQAGGHIERFGMPVDPGNLLFLGHKGSQIVIGLPGCARAPALNGADWVLSRVVCGIDVTARDIAAMGVGGLLKEIPTRPQPRNRPPK; encoded by the coding sequence ATGAGGTTCGGTCCGATCTTGGTGAAAGATGCGTGCGGTTCGGTGCTGGCGCATTCCGTTGCTTTGTCTAAGGGGCGGTTGCGCAAGGGGCATGTGCTCGGCATTGCTGATCTGGCGTCGCTGAAGGATGCTGGCCACGCCGAAGTGATCGTCGCCCGGCTGGATTCCGGCGATGTGGACGAAAACGCCGCTGCTGATGTGCTTGCGGATGCTTTGATGGCCGACGCAAACGGATTGCGACGCACCAACGCTTTTACCGGGCGGGTTAACCTGATTGCGGATGGACCCGGTGTTGCCGTGCTGAATGTCGCCGCCCTTGAGGCTGCAAATGCAGTTGATCCGATGATCACCATCGCAACCGTACCGCCGATGCTGCAAATGGCCGAAGGCGGCATGGTGGCAACGATCAAGATCATTGCTTATGCCGTCGGGCAGGCGGCCCTTGAGCAAGCGGCAGACGCTGCGCGTGGGGCGATCCGTGTTGCCCAACCGGTGCTCAAGGATGCGACGTTGATCATCACAGAAATACCCGGTGGCGCTGGCGACAAAGGCCGGGTTGCGATTGAAAACAGGCTCACCGCCTTGGGTGTTGCATTAAATTCGGTTCAGATGGTTCCCCACCGCACAGACGCGTTGAGCGCTGCGATTGCTGCATCAAACAGCCCACTTGTGCTGATCCTTACCGGGTCGGCCACCTCTGACATCAAAGATGTGGGTCCGCTGGCACTGGCGCAGGCTGGGGGGCATATCGAACGCTTTGGGATGCCGGTTGACCCGGGCAACTTGCTGTTCTTGGGCCACAAGGGCAGCCAGATCGTCATAGGCTTGCCGGGATGCGCCCGTGCACCGGCACTCAATGGAGCTGATTGGGTATTGTCCCGCGTCGTGTGCGGCATCGATGTCACCGCGCGCGATATTGCTGCCATGGGTGTGGGTGGTCTGCTCAAGGAAATCCCAACACGGCCTCAGCCGCGCAATCGCCCGCCAAAATAA
- a CDS encoding XdhC family protein gives MQDLRGAPEQALAWITAGQGVVLATVIDTWGSAPRRVGAQMVVSSEGAMEGSVSGGCVEGAVVIEALEALEQGQARLLEYGISDGDAFAVGLACGGTIRVLVEPVGGQGMSIEALQALVDARAARRPIAYDVALDGTSGILSEDGNEERFRKDKSGLSEDGSRFIAIHNPPLRLIVVGAVHIAQALVPMAQIAGFDPIVVDPREAFGSDARFPQARVLNDWPDAALNEVGVDARTAVVLLTHDPKLDDPALHVALKSKAFYVGALGSKRTHAGRIERLSEAGFDPHTIARIAGPVGLNIGAASPAEIAVSVLAQMIETLRRP, from the coding sequence ATGCAAGATTTGCGCGGCGCGCCGGAACAGGCATTGGCCTGGATCACGGCAGGTCAGGGAGTGGTACTCGCCACGGTGATTGACACATGGGGGTCGGCTCCGCGCCGTGTGGGCGCACAAATGGTGGTGTCCTCAGAAGGTGCTATGGAGGGCTCCGTGTCGGGCGGTTGCGTTGAAGGGGCCGTGGTCATTGAGGCGCTCGAGGCGTTGGAACAAGGCCAAGCCCGATTGTTGGAATACGGGATCAGTGACGGTGATGCCTTTGCTGTGGGCCTTGCGTGTGGTGGGACAATCCGTGTGTTGGTGGAACCTGTGGGCGGGCAGGGGATGAGCATAGAGGCATTGCAGGCGCTCGTTGACGCCCGCGCGGCGCGCCGGCCAATTGCCTATGATGTGGCCCTCGACGGAACGAGCGGCATCCTAAGCGAGGACGGCAACGAAGAGCGATTTCGCAAGGATAAATCCGGCCTAAGCGAGGACGGCAGCCGTTTCATTGCCATTCACAACCCACCCTTGCGCCTGATCGTTGTGGGCGCGGTGCATATCGCCCAGGCATTGGTCCCGATGGCACAGATTGCCGGGTTTGATCCCATTGTTGTCGATCCGCGCGAGGCGTTTGGGTCGGATGCGCGCTTTCCTCAGGCCCGGGTGCTAAATGACTGGCCCGATGCAGCCCTGAACGAGGTGGGCGTGGATGCCCGCACCGCCGTTGTGTTGCTCACGCATGATCCCAAGCTTGATGATCCCGCACTGCATGTGGCCCTTAAATCGAAAGCGTTTTACGTCGGCGCGTTGGGGTCCAAGCGAACCCATGCCGGCCGGATTGAAAGGCTGAGCGAAGCGGGCTTTGATCCTCACACCATCGCACGTATTGCGGGCCCCGTTGGTCTGAATATTGGTGCTGCCAGCCCGGCCGAGATCGCTGTTTCAGTTCTGGCGCAGATGATCGAAACGCTGCGCCGCCCATGA